Proteins from a genomic interval of Scophthalmus maximus strain ysfricsl-2021 chromosome 22, ASM2237912v1, whole genome shotgun sequence:
- the ppp1r18 gene encoding uncharacterized protein ppp1r18 isoform X2 has protein sequence MSVSSLPEWKQLLLEKKRREEEERERREKEEEEKLASMPAWKRGIIQRRKAKQDSVGDREKERDVCFLQVDFRPASDGLSDTDSSMTVNLCSEPSLSPDPGLWLDADPKPESQVSVETIVPLHENPFIRTQSAWRKGRDADVGSEPDSKEKEKLNPRGQDGEPGRGRHMELKRERFRDLSEGREKERSRDRSQGRERDNSRERWEKDKSQWKESAKDATREREFLKVRKDEEEKETDPPSGSVSPHVPCLRTIRADNIIIIEQDRKGSDDRKGIWREMERERPEEDHQVKRGMKMDLREILAGGGSVTEIRASEVLIIQPSANPEERNTGGKGREDGEMKCSLDMRRESRELRTDISWLREKEKERPWGQATVIKEGLKDSSDDNVFLERGGRVSQLLSKFGELPKPPSRSKSSDNFLRPGRRKYSDEDDQQSEERRADGRNMLLKGVPKRSFSFSDRVVCAKENGLGDESCYERKTRERTHSDKSVAPWLEVATAKIKMGCALLLDKDKSGKHRDGYGKTNEKGGPSQKRSDAETCVSIQHRSEVKKVEHIDKRAAEKLVDGNGDEGFTAVSVKNTEGISFARRIPIRQDGKTRAEREAKRSLERELSVEKDPEEGVQIEAQLGDKKASDFLRADGFESAIPLETMQNYVMAPSADAASPRLTAESHYRHESAFTECSSLLCTVTDKARDPHRGPEWSGAGPQGPYQAHSVLSQQTEDLLSKIEKIGDTTVYSSERGDRAYKDSPEPPKECKKEGQHYDVGSESLIHDATPRSPKRVAPPGPLEIQIPRTVFYVAEEVAERKKVVGQNNEERDWEGGQGVERRDSWRIGKPLSRIESLREKIRQKELERLRQRETRDGEGSEAAEVNETQTAGERYDERGSEIEPEWEAAAHMRKKVVEADTVQEDAAAQTSMAGFDVTQEVMKTYPQLPVSVPHSEADRGEEVTSGYATAAAEVISDRAQISDEEDDPLQHEEEQLRCDKGRRESREEEREVEEKALSVEEAEEYTSPLDPKQSLSPSPSHPNSLAAMSRIYNLESVRSRSGLCLRERTVDIPSVQLVKVKTHISNAQQGDSKALAGEDICAVQKIQRQIEQFQLKEQEALKSSTSPSTSLKDRETKRQQSPRGGSKHQVKDDFQTQEKDQSESNYKASPLRVCSPTSQLKQTITVNHSFLRTQSPDNSLRPSDCAPTPAPSPSSPSPTQSPSVSPSPSPSPTLFSIRSASGGKVKRGATITINPKRNAAGERGGGGGTGSTAGSTTSADSTPAKTTMQQAQVAPAAAEPMKKKYPTVEEIQVIGGYQNLEKSCLVKYRGTTKRVKVCFDEDQLEQVCEYPSEMSMLACVPHPHDVGRLERQQGEEAQEEEADVDGGAITFKSTRNAGAATGQGLRVDESCPR, from the exons atgtctgtctcctctctgccgGAATGGAAGCAACTCctgctggagaagaagaggcgagaggaggaggagcgagagaggagagagaaggaggaggaggagaagcttgCCAGCATGCCCGCCTGGAAGCGAGGGATCATCCAGCGGAGGAAGGCAAAGCAGGACAGCGTGGGTgacagggagaaggagagagacgtCTGTTTCCTGCAGGTGGATTTCAGACCTGCTTCTGATGGTCTGAGTGACACAGACAGCTCTATGACGGTTAATTTGTGCAGTGAGCCCTCACTCAGTCCAGATCCGGGCCTATGGCTGGACGCAGACCCCAAACCAGAGAGTCAGGTGTCTGTGGAAACTATAGTTCCACTCCATGAAAACCCATTCATTCGCACGCAGAGTGCATGGAGGAAGGGCAGGGATGCAGATGTAGGGAGCGAGCCAGATagtaaagagaaggagaaattGAATCCCAGGGGTCAAGACGGAGAGCCAGGCAGAGGACGACATATGGAGCTGAAAAGAGAGAGGTTCAGAGATTTGAGTGAGGGgcgggaaaaagaaagaagcagggACAGGAGtcagggaagagaaagagataatAGCAGGGAGAGATGGGAAAAAGATAAAAGCCAATGGAAAGAGTCTGCTAAAGATGCAACGAGGGAGAGGGAATTCCTCAAAGTAagaaaagatgaggaggaaaaagaaacagatccACCATCTGGATCTGTCTCTCCCCACGTCCCTTGTCTGCGAACCATCCGAGctgacaacatcatcatcatcgaaCAGGACAGGAAAGGTAGCGATGACAGAAAGGGCAtatggagggagatggagagggagaggcccGAGGAGGACCACCAGGtgaagagagggatgaaaatGGACCTGAGGGAGATCCTGGCCGGAGGAGGGAGCGTCACAGAGATCCGAGCCTCTGAGGTTCTGATCATACAGCCCTCGGCAAACCCTGAAGAGAGGAATACaggaggaaaggggagagaggatggagagatgaagtGCAGCTTGGATATGCGGAGGGAGAGTAGGGAGCTCCGAACAGACATTTCCTggctgagagaaaaagagaaagaaagaccatGGGGCCAGGCGACAGTTATTAAAGAAGGCTTGAAGGACAGCTCGGATGATAATGTGTTTcttgagagaggggggagggtcAGCCAGCTGCTGAGCAAATTCGGAGAGCTCCCTAAGCCGCCATCTCGTTCCAAAAGCTCTGATAACTTCCTCCGGCCTGGGAGGAGAAAATACTCTGATGAAGATGACCAACagtctgaggagaggagggcagacGGGAGGAACATGCTGTTGAAAGGCGTGCCGAAGCGCTCGTTCAGCTTCTCCGATCGAGTCGTCTGTGCAAAGGAGAACGGTTTAGGTGACGAAAGTTGTTATGAGAGGAAAACTCGTGAGAGGACACATTCAGACAAGAGCGTGGCGCCATGGCTAGAGGTGGCAACAGCAAAGATCAAAATGGGGTGCGCACTGCTTTTAGATAAAGACAAGTCTGGAAAGCATAGGGATGGATATGGTAAAACTAACGAAAAAGGGGGGCCGTCGCAGAAGAGAAGTGATGCAGAAACGTGTGTCTCCATCCAACACAGGAGTGAGGTTAAGAAAGTCGAGCATATTGACAAGAGGGCTGCAGAGAAGTTGGTTGATGGAAATGGAGATGAGGGGTTCACGGCTGTGTCtgtcaaaaacacagaggggatCTCGTTCGCTAGAAGAATTCCAATCCGGCAGGATGGGAAAACAAGAGCTGAAAGAGAAGCAAAGCGAAGTTTGGAGAGGGAGCTGAGTGTCGAGAAAGATCCAGAAGAAGGAGTACAAATTGAGGCACAACTTGGCGACAAAAAGGCGTCTGATTTTCTCAGAGCGGATGGATTCGAAAGCGCAATCCCACTTGAAACTATGCAGAATTACGTCATGGCCCCATCAGCAGACGCGGCAAGTCCACGCCTCACTGCTGAGAGTCACTACAGACATGAATCAGCTTTCACAGAGTGTTCCAGTCTACTCTGTACAGTCACAGATAAAGCCAGAGACCCCCACCGAGGGCCAGAGTGGAGTGGTGCAGGACCGCAAGGACCCTACCAAGCACACTCTGTTTTGTCCCAGCAAACGGAGGATCTTTtgagtaaaatagaaaaaataggGGACACAACTGTTTATAGCAGCGAGAGAGGGGACAGGGCGTACAAGGATTCTCCTGAACCGCCCAAAGAGTGCAAAAAGGAAGGTCAACATTACGACGTCGGATCAGAGAGCCTCATTCATGACGCAACACCCAGATCTCCAAAAAGGGTCGCTCCTCCAGGTCCCCTCGAGATTCAAATCCCCAGGACTGTGTTTTATGTTGCAGAAGAAGTggcggagagaaaaaaggttGTGGGTCAAAACAACGAAGAGCGAGACTGGGAAGGAGGACAAGGTGTAGAGAGGAGGGATAGCTGGAGGATCGGAAAGCCCTTGAGCCGAATCGAGTCCCTGCGAGAGAAAATTAGACAGAAAGAGCTGGAGAGGCTGAGACAAAGGGAGACACGGGATGGAGAGGGGAGCGAGGCTGCAGAGGTCAATGAGACTCAGACAGCTGGGGAGAGGTATGACGAGAGGGGAAGTGAAATAGAGCCAGAGTGGGAAGCTGCAGCTCACATGCGGAAGAAGGTGGTTGAAGCAGATACAGTACAGGAAGACGCAGCAGCGCAGACATCCATGGCTGGGTTTGACGTCACGCAGGAAGTGATGAAAACCTACCCTcagcttcctgtttctgtcCCACACTCAGAAGccgacagaggagaggaagtaaCAAGTGGGTATGCCACCGCTGCTGCCGAAGTTATCTCTGACAGAGCTCAGATATCTGATGAAGAAGACGACCCCCTGCAACATGAAGAAGAGCAGCTGAGGTGCGACAAGGGCCGACgcgagagcagagaagaagagagggaggtggaagaAAAGGCGCTGTCAGTGGAGGAGGCGGAAGAATATACATCACCCCTCGATCCCAAACAATCTCTATCCCCTTCGCCCTCTCATCCCAACTCCCTCGCAGCCATGAGTCGGATCTACAACTTGGAAAGTGTCCGCTCGAGATCAGGTTTGTGTCTGAGGGAGAGGACTGTAGACATCCCGTCTGTGCAACTTGTAAAAGTGAAGACCCACATATCAAACGCACAGCAGGGGGACAGCAAAGCTCTGGCAGGTGAAGACATTTGTGCGGTTCAGAAGATACAACGACAGATAGAGCAGTTTCAGCTGAAGGAGCAGGAAGCACTTAAGTCTAGTACATCGCCAAGCACTTCTCTTAAGGACAGAGAGACGAAAAGGCAGCAAAGCCCAAGAGGAGGGTCAAAGCACCAGGTAAAGGACGATTTCCAGACCCAGGAGAAGGATCAGTCAGAATCAAACTACAAAGCGTCGCCTCTACGTGTTTGTTCTCCAACATCTCAACTCAAACAAACTATAACCGTCAACCACTCATTTCTCAGGACCCAATCCCCAGACAATTCTCTGAGACCCTCTGATTGTGCCCCAACGCCTGCTCCCTCTCCAAGCTCCCCATCTCCTACCCAGTCTCCCAGTGTCTCTCCATCACCCAGCCCATCACCCACGCTCTTCTCCATCAGGAGTGCCTCTGGGGGCAAAGTGAAGAGAGGTGCCACCATCACAATAAACCCAAAAAGGAATGCtgctggagaaagaggaggaggtggaggaacgGGGTCCACAGCAGGGTCCACAACATCAGCAGACTCCACTCCCGCAAAGACTACAATGCAGCAGGCCCAGGTAGCCCCCGCTGCGGCCGAGCCAATGAAGAAGAAGTACCCCACAGTGGAGGAGATCCAGGTGATTGGTGGATATCAAAATCTGGAGAAGTCTTGTCTGGTCAAATACAGAGGGACCACGAAAAGG gtgaaggtgTGTTTCGACGAGGACCAGCTGGAGCAGGTGTGTGAGTACCCGTCAGAGATGTCCATGTTGGCGTGTGTCCCACACCCCCATGACGTGGGGAGGCTGGAGAggcagcagggagaggaggcgcaggaggaggaggctgatgtGGACGGAGGAGCGATCACGTTCAAGAGCACAAGGAACGCTGGGGCCGCAACGGGACAGGGTCTAAGAGTGG ATGAGTCTTGCCCTCGGTGA
- the ppp1r18 gene encoding uncharacterized protein ppp1r18 isoform X1, whose translation MSVSSLPEWKQLLLEKKRREEEERERREKEEEEKLASMPAWKRGIIQRRKAKQDSVGDREKERDVCFLQVDFRPASDGLSDTDSSMTVNLCSEPSLSPDPGLWLDADPKPESQVSVETIVPLHENPFIRTQSAWRKGRDADVGSEPDSKEKEKLNPRGQDGEPGRGRHMELKRERFRDLSEGREKERSRDRSQGRERDNSRERWEKDKSQWKESAKDATREREFLKVRKDEEEKETDPPSGSVSPHVPCLRTIRADNIIIIEQDRKGSDDRKGIWREMERERPEEDHQVKRGMKMDLREILAGGGSVTEIRASEVLIIQPSANPEERNTGGKGREDGEMKCSLDMRRESRELRTDISWLREKEKERPWGQATVIKEGLKDSSDDNVFLERGGRVSQLLSKFGELPKPPSRSKSSDNFLRPGRRKYSDEDDQQSEERRADGRNMLLKGVPKRSFSFSDRVVCAKENGLGDESCYERKTRERTHSDKSVAPWLEVATAKIKMGCALLLDKDKSGKHRDGYGKTNEKGGPSQKRSDAETCVSIQHRSEVKKVEHIDKRAAEKLVDGNGDEGFTAVSVKNTEGISFARRIPIRQDGKTRAEREAKRSLERELSVEKDPEEGVQIEAQLGDKKASDFLRADGFESAIPLETMQNYVMAPSADAASPRLTAESHYRHESAFTECSSLLCTVTDKARDPHRGPEWSGAGPQGPYQAHSVLSQQTEDLLSKIEKIGDTTVYSSERGDRAYKDSPEPPKECKKEGQHYDVGSESLIHDATPRSPKRVAPPGPLEIQIPRTVFYVAEEVAERKKVVGQNNEERDWEGGQGVERRDSWRIGKPLSRIESLREKIRQKELERLRQRETRDGEGSEAAEVNETQTAGERYDERGSEIEPEWEAAAHMRKKVVEADTVQEDAAAQTSMAGFDVTQEVMKTYPQLPVSVPHSEADRGEEVTSGYATAAAEVISDRAQISDEEDDPLQHEEEQLRCDKGRRESREEEREVEEKALSVEEAEEYTSPLDPKQSLSPSPSHPNSLAAMSRIYNLESVRSRSGLCLRERTVDIPSVQLVKVKTHISNAQQGDSKALAGEDICAVQKIQRQIEQFQLKEQEALKSSTSPSTSLKDRETKRQQSPRGGSKHQVKDDFQTQEKDQSESNYKASPLRVCSPTSQLKQTITVNHSFLRTQSPDNSLRPSDCAPTPAPSPSSPSPTQSPSVSPSPSPSPTLFSIRSASGGKVKRGATITINPKRNAAGERGGGGGTGSTAGSTTSADSTPAKTTMQQAQVAPAAAEPMKKKYPTVEEIQVIGGYQNLEKSCLVKYRGTTKRVKVCFDEDQLEQVCEYPSEMSMLACVPHPHDVGRLERQQGEEAQEEEADVDGGAITFKSTRNAGAATGQGLRVGQCRPLLKKHSV comes from the exons atgtctgtctcctctctgccgGAATGGAAGCAACTCctgctggagaagaagaggcgagaggaggaggagcgagagaggagagagaaggaggaggaggagaagcttgCCAGCATGCCCGCCTGGAAGCGAGGGATCATCCAGCGGAGGAAGGCAAAGCAGGACAGCGTGGGTgacagggagaaggagagagacgtCTGTTTCCTGCAGGTGGATTTCAGACCTGCTTCTGATGGTCTGAGTGACACAGACAGCTCTATGACGGTTAATTTGTGCAGTGAGCCCTCACTCAGTCCAGATCCGGGCCTATGGCTGGACGCAGACCCCAAACCAGAGAGTCAGGTGTCTGTGGAAACTATAGTTCCACTCCATGAAAACCCATTCATTCGCACGCAGAGTGCATGGAGGAAGGGCAGGGATGCAGATGTAGGGAGCGAGCCAGATagtaaagagaaggagaaattGAATCCCAGGGGTCAAGACGGAGAGCCAGGCAGAGGACGACATATGGAGCTGAAAAGAGAGAGGTTCAGAGATTTGAGTGAGGGgcgggaaaaagaaagaagcagggACAGGAGtcagggaagagaaagagataatAGCAGGGAGAGATGGGAAAAAGATAAAAGCCAATGGAAAGAGTCTGCTAAAGATGCAACGAGGGAGAGGGAATTCCTCAAAGTAagaaaagatgaggaggaaaaagaaacagatccACCATCTGGATCTGTCTCTCCCCACGTCCCTTGTCTGCGAACCATCCGAGctgacaacatcatcatcatcgaaCAGGACAGGAAAGGTAGCGATGACAGAAAGGGCAtatggagggagatggagagggagaggcccGAGGAGGACCACCAGGtgaagagagggatgaaaatGGACCTGAGGGAGATCCTGGCCGGAGGAGGGAGCGTCACAGAGATCCGAGCCTCTGAGGTTCTGATCATACAGCCCTCGGCAAACCCTGAAGAGAGGAATACaggaggaaaggggagagaggatggagagatgaagtGCAGCTTGGATATGCGGAGGGAGAGTAGGGAGCTCCGAACAGACATTTCCTggctgagagaaaaagagaaagaaagaccatGGGGCCAGGCGACAGTTATTAAAGAAGGCTTGAAGGACAGCTCGGATGATAATGTGTTTcttgagagaggggggagggtcAGCCAGCTGCTGAGCAAATTCGGAGAGCTCCCTAAGCCGCCATCTCGTTCCAAAAGCTCTGATAACTTCCTCCGGCCTGGGAGGAGAAAATACTCTGATGAAGATGACCAACagtctgaggagaggagggcagacGGGAGGAACATGCTGTTGAAAGGCGTGCCGAAGCGCTCGTTCAGCTTCTCCGATCGAGTCGTCTGTGCAAAGGAGAACGGTTTAGGTGACGAAAGTTGTTATGAGAGGAAAACTCGTGAGAGGACACATTCAGACAAGAGCGTGGCGCCATGGCTAGAGGTGGCAACAGCAAAGATCAAAATGGGGTGCGCACTGCTTTTAGATAAAGACAAGTCTGGAAAGCATAGGGATGGATATGGTAAAACTAACGAAAAAGGGGGGCCGTCGCAGAAGAGAAGTGATGCAGAAACGTGTGTCTCCATCCAACACAGGAGTGAGGTTAAGAAAGTCGAGCATATTGACAAGAGGGCTGCAGAGAAGTTGGTTGATGGAAATGGAGATGAGGGGTTCACGGCTGTGTCtgtcaaaaacacagaggggatCTCGTTCGCTAGAAGAATTCCAATCCGGCAGGATGGGAAAACAAGAGCTGAAAGAGAAGCAAAGCGAAGTTTGGAGAGGGAGCTGAGTGTCGAGAAAGATCCAGAAGAAGGAGTACAAATTGAGGCACAACTTGGCGACAAAAAGGCGTCTGATTTTCTCAGAGCGGATGGATTCGAAAGCGCAATCCCACTTGAAACTATGCAGAATTACGTCATGGCCCCATCAGCAGACGCGGCAAGTCCACGCCTCACTGCTGAGAGTCACTACAGACATGAATCAGCTTTCACAGAGTGTTCCAGTCTACTCTGTACAGTCACAGATAAAGCCAGAGACCCCCACCGAGGGCCAGAGTGGAGTGGTGCAGGACCGCAAGGACCCTACCAAGCACACTCTGTTTTGTCCCAGCAAACGGAGGATCTTTtgagtaaaatagaaaaaataggGGACACAACTGTTTATAGCAGCGAGAGAGGGGACAGGGCGTACAAGGATTCTCCTGAACCGCCCAAAGAGTGCAAAAAGGAAGGTCAACATTACGACGTCGGATCAGAGAGCCTCATTCATGACGCAACACCCAGATCTCCAAAAAGGGTCGCTCCTCCAGGTCCCCTCGAGATTCAAATCCCCAGGACTGTGTTTTATGTTGCAGAAGAAGTggcggagagaaaaaaggttGTGGGTCAAAACAACGAAGAGCGAGACTGGGAAGGAGGACAAGGTGTAGAGAGGAGGGATAGCTGGAGGATCGGAAAGCCCTTGAGCCGAATCGAGTCCCTGCGAGAGAAAATTAGACAGAAAGAGCTGGAGAGGCTGAGACAAAGGGAGACACGGGATGGAGAGGGGAGCGAGGCTGCAGAGGTCAATGAGACTCAGACAGCTGGGGAGAGGTATGACGAGAGGGGAAGTGAAATAGAGCCAGAGTGGGAAGCTGCAGCTCACATGCGGAAGAAGGTGGTTGAAGCAGATACAGTACAGGAAGACGCAGCAGCGCAGACATCCATGGCTGGGTTTGACGTCACGCAGGAAGTGATGAAAACCTACCCTcagcttcctgtttctgtcCCACACTCAGAAGccgacagaggagaggaagtaaCAAGTGGGTATGCCACCGCTGCTGCCGAAGTTATCTCTGACAGAGCTCAGATATCTGATGAAGAAGACGACCCCCTGCAACATGAAGAAGAGCAGCTGAGGTGCGACAAGGGCCGACgcgagagcagagaagaagagagggaggtggaagaAAAGGCGCTGTCAGTGGAGGAGGCGGAAGAATATACATCACCCCTCGATCCCAAACAATCTCTATCCCCTTCGCCCTCTCATCCCAACTCCCTCGCAGCCATGAGTCGGATCTACAACTTGGAAAGTGTCCGCTCGAGATCAGGTTTGTGTCTGAGGGAGAGGACTGTAGACATCCCGTCTGTGCAACTTGTAAAAGTGAAGACCCACATATCAAACGCACAGCAGGGGGACAGCAAAGCTCTGGCAGGTGAAGACATTTGTGCGGTTCAGAAGATACAACGACAGATAGAGCAGTTTCAGCTGAAGGAGCAGGAAGCACTTAAGTCTAGTACATCGCCAAGCACTTCTCTTAAGGACAGAGAGACGAAAAGGCAGCAAAGCCCAAGAGGAGGGTCAAAGCACCAGGTAAAGGACGATTTCCAGACCCAGGAGAAGGATCAGTCAGAATCAAACTACAAAGCGTCGCCTCTACGTGTTTGTTCTCCAACATCTCAACTCAAACAAACTATAACCGTCAACCACTCATTTCTCAGGACCCAATCCCCAGACAATTCTCTGAGACCCTCTGATTGTGCCCCAACGCCTGCTCCCTCTCCAAGCTCCCCATCTCCTACCCAGTCTCCCAGTGTCTCTCCATCACCCAGCCCATCACCCACGCTCTTCTCCATCAGGAGTGCCTCTGGGGGCAAAGTGAAGAGAGGTGCCACCATCACAATAAACCCAAAAAGGAATGCtgctggagaaagaggaggaggtggaggaacgGGGTCCACAGCAGGGTCCACAACATCAGCAGACTCCACTCCCGCAAAGACTACAATGCAGCAGGCCCAGGTAGCCCCCGCTGCGGCCGAGCCAATGAAGAAGAAGTACCCCACAGTGGAGGAGATCCAGGTGATTGGTGGATATCAAAATCTGGAGAAGTCTTGTCTGGTCAAATACAGAGGGACCACGAAAAGG gtgaaggtgTGTTTCGACGAGGACCAGCTGGAGCAGGTGTGTGAGTACCCGTCAGAGATGTCCATGTTGGCGTGTGTCCCACACCCCCATGACGTGGGGAGGCTGGAGAggcagcagggagaggaggcgcaggaggaggaggctgatgtGGACGGAGGAGCGATCACGTTCAAGAGCACAAGGAACGCTGGGGCCGCAACGGGACAGGGTCTAAGAGTGGGTCAGTGCCGCCCTCTTCTCAAAAAACATAGTGTGTAA
- the nrm gene encoding nurim, with translation MASVTVRGCALGAASLLNFAFVFVSAADFIRFVSFRAIYHNITGETTLCQDSIPWTVALRDSSVLRCLVVDVGLLALFTTQHSLLAWSPVKRALQSVLGALNRTAYCFTTALALQILMRYWQPVTGAPCLWSVRHAPWSIWFPLLCFSLHFLCWAIICSIVMIFDYPELLGIKQVYYECLGLGDPLSHKSTQAQRFLSHLRHPVCLELGVVLWLLPALSLDRLLLAATLSTYLALAHSLDKQDLAYLCVQIKSKMQLLAEPHQRVAGSTDGNNGDRKEK, from the exons ATGGCGTCGGTCACGGTGCGCGGCTGCGCCCTCGGCGCCGCGTCGCTGCTCAACTTCGCGTTCGTCTTCGTGTCCGCGGCGGACTTCATCCGGTTCGTGTCGTTCAGGGCCATTTACCACAACATCACCGGGGAGACGACACTGTGTCAAG ACTCCATACCCTGGACGGTGGCCCTGCGGGACAGCTCTGTCCTCAGGTGTCTGGTCGTGGATGTGGGGCTGCTGGCTCTCTTCACCACCCAGCACAGTCTGCTCGCCTGGTCCCCCGTCAAACGGGCCCTGCAGTCCGTGCTGGGGGCCCTGAACAGGACGGCGTACTGCTTCACCACTGCACTGGCTCTGCAG attttgatgCGTTACTGGCAGCCTGTGACTGGCGCCCCCTGTCTGTGGTCAGTGCGTCACGCACCCTGGAGTATCTGGTTCCCGCTGCTCTGCTTCTCTCTGCACTTCCTCTGCTGGGCCATCATCTGCAGCATCGTCATGATCTTTGACTACCCAGAGCTGTTGGGCATCAAGCAG gtgtaTTACGAATGTCTCGGTTTAGGAGACCCCCTGTCCCACAAGTCGACCCAGGCCCAGCGCTTCCTGTCCCACCTCCGCCACCCGGTGTGCCTGGAGCTGGGCGTCGTGCTGTGGCTCCTGCCGGCCTTGTCCCTGGACAGGCTCCTGCTGGCGGCCACTCTGTCGACCTACCTGGCCCTGGCGCACTCTCTGGACAAACAGGACTTAGCGTACCTCTGTGTCCAGATTAAGAGCAAGATGCAGCTCCTTGCCGAGCCACACCAGCGCGTCGCCGGCAGCACCGACGGCAACAACGGCGACCGCAAGGAGAAGTGA